The genomic segment GCGGGAAAGCTTCAGTGGCGAAAATATCTTCATGCATGAGAACATTCCCATGAACATGAGCCTTTTGCCATCCCATGGCCACGATTCCTTTGAGCTGTTGAGCTACTACCTGGCTCGCACGGCTAACAGCATGGGAAACGGATCAACCGACATTAACCCCTTTGTTGCCAAACTAATTCCCCTCGCCTTCTCCGACCCTCTTGTTCTGCATCTCATACTGGCGCAAAGCGCTGTGCATAGACAATCGTCAAAGGAGTGCGGATCCGGCGGCGAGGTCGCGACCAGATACTACACGGATTCACTGAGGATGTTCCGAAACCTAGTCGGAGAATACGTCTCAGGCAAGGAAGGGACTAACCTCGTTGTGACAGTCGGCAGCCTCATCCTATGTCTTACAGAGGTATGGACCAGTTTGCGTATCAcggcgaagaagctggaaaTTAAACTGACACGAACATGACAGGTTGCCAGAGGCGATATACGGGGCACTATTTTTGACCACCTTGCAGCGTCCAAGTCCCTATTGTCAAATCTACTGAGCAAACCAGGACCGGACTCTTTCGATGACCTGCTCGAGTTTCTTGTAGAGTATTACATGCACATGGTAGCATCGAGCATGATCTCCAAAGATCCGCGAGGCAGCTCGCAGCCGGCGCTTAGCCCTGCCATCGAAAACGCAGCCAAGCAACTCCTAGAAAAGAATTACATGGGCCAGCTCTGCGGATGTTGGCTTGAAATACTCACATTAATACCGCAAGTATTCCAACTGGGGCAGAGTATGCTACGAACGCCTGGGCTAGCCACAAGACCCGACGACATCATAACGTTCGGTCTGTTACAATCACAAATATTAGCATTCGTGCCATCCGTCTtggccagcaccagcagccagctCGCGGGTCTAGTATTCAAGCAAGCAACGCTCTTGTACCTCTGGAGCATCTTTGGCACGCCGCAACAGACAGCTGAGCAAACCATGCAGGGAGACCTTATGAACGGCGCTGTAATGGAGGCCGTGACGCTGTTGAACCATCTGCCGGCCTCGGAACGGGTCAACACGAGCCTCTGTTGGCCATTGACGGTGATAGGTTGCTGCACGACGAGCCCAGAGGTTCAGCAAACTTTACGGACGAGGCTGCAGACCATGATTGACACGATTGGACTTGGGAACATGCGACAGACGTTGACATTGCTGGAGCATGTTTGGGAACAGCCACCGGACGAAATCAGTCCTTGGACGCTGCGGGGGGTGATGCAACGATATGAAATCTGGATATCTTTTGCATGAGGTGGTGTTTCTCAGCAATACCCGATATCCGAATCTGTATCACACGCGACGCAATTACTGAGGACCGAAAGGTCAGAGTCGCGGTCATTGCAAATTTGCGACAGCAGCAGGCGGGATACACGGTGTTACAGTTGATGGACTGGGTCAAACTGACGTCCCAAAATAAACGACATGCCGAGGGTTGTTGGTTCATGTAAACCGTCATGTTTTGACAGCTCCACACCGAATCCTTCATCGATCAAGATGGTCATCAAATAATTCGGGAGCACGATCATCACAAACACACCTCTTACTCGGTATGGCCGAGACGAAGTCGGTGCAATGGCCCACCGAATCATGCCAAGTCGCCTTAGCAAAAGCGACAACAAATTCCAGTTCACGACTGTAGTTGCAAGGTCATATGCTTGAGATAGAAAAAGCAGACAAAACAGGATGCACATATCCTGGGGAGTTGGGGGGAAAAGTGTATTATATCTATACCGTGGCTGCACATGCAACGCAAATGCCAGCAAATTCAAGCAACAGCATCCAAAAAAAAGTTCCAAATCTTGGTAGAAatcaaaacaccatcatgtGAATTCCCAGACCGCGTCAGAGCCTCGCTGAACATGTCGTCATTGAATATCTTTTGGTTGTGTCGTACATGCAGAATCTCCGTCATGATGAAGTCGTCAAATTCGGGGTGCGCTTGCAGAGAAAGCACTGATTTCGGCTTATACAGGCCTTGGACGGGGCATCTAGGACTGCTTCCGAGACAGATGAGGCCTTCTGGGACGGTGGCGACTTCATCGCGATGCATTTGGTGTAAGTTCTGGTTGCGTTAGCTTGGGCCACTGTACATAGCTGGTTCATCACTTGGGGTTTTGGGATGAGGAGCATACCAATGATGGAACACCAAATAATTTCTCTCCCTCTGCGCTGAGGTTGACTTTTTCAACGGAAATCTCCCATCCACCGGGGGCGACACCCGTTTTGGCACCAAGAGCACGACCGATGATTTGGTGGCCGAAGCAAATACCCACGACGGGTGTGTTGGACGTAGTCAGAACCTGTTTAATGTACTCTACTAGGGCGACGATCCAGGCGTCGTCTGCGAAAGCCGTGTGTTCTGATATGCATTAGCATTTGTTATAAAGGTAAATAGGAGAGGGGACAAACTGCTGCCGGTGATGAgaatgccatcaatgtcaGATAGGTCTGGGTATTTCTGCTGCTGGACCACATCGTATTTTAATACGCAAAAGTTGAGGTTGTCGTCTCTTTGGGCAATGCCTTTGGATAGAAGGGTTTCGAAGACGGAGCCGTATGAGCCGCGTTCTTTGACGACGTTGGGGACGGGGGTGTCGCACTCTAGAATGGCGAGTCGGAAGGGCGGCATGGTGGTTCGCTGGTACTTTGAAAAGATGAGATGGAGTCGAGATGGTAACTTTTTGGtgctttggtgttgaaaagTGTTAACTGGTTGTTGAGATGAGTATCTGAGGGTGTAGTTGCGGTTGTTGTATatggattcaatgttccagaaTCGTCAACACCCGCAGACTTACTCCGGactattatagctttaatagcgCCGTCATCCCCATGACCTTGACCCGATACCGATACCGATACCGCTGGCCCGAGGGCGCTGTCCGCGTGATGGATTGTTTGACAAGAGTCGAGTCGAGCGGCAATTGATGTGATTGGATTGGAGGCGCCGAAATGGATCCCCGATGCCATCAAATCTTTAGGGCGCGGTCCGCTGCGGAGAAGCAACTAGAAAGTCCTCAGTTCCAGTGTGAACTAGTTGCTAAGAGGTCAGTGTTAGTATGAGAACTAGAGTACTGTAGTGAgtgttggtttgtttgttcaacatccGGTGTTGTGGATTATTCACAATCTTCACTTCTGGCGTGTAAGTGAGTATTCCCACTCCCATCCCGCACTCACTTCACTTGCACTTTAAACTGCAGTTTAaaaaacattgaatgtctggtAGCAAATGTACGAAATAAAAAAGTATATACGATAATGCCAACAGCCTAAACTTCATCTACACACCAACTTATCACCCACAAAATATAGAAACTTCGTCAAAGATTCATCTTCCAGACTAGCACGCCTTTCCGGTGGTCAAAATACGCTTCGCTTCCTGCGCATAAGTACACCCATTATTCACATTCGCATCCGAAAATCCAGCCGCCCACATCATGACACCGCCAAACGCAGAATCACTGGTATGCTGACCAACAAGGGCAGCCAGCTTACTCGGCTCGAGGTAGTACTTGGCACCGCTTTCCGTCCCCGTCGCGCCGAGGGGAGACGCAGGAACGCCGATGAAGATCTTGGCGCTGGCGGAGGGCGTGTTGGCGAcgttcttcttccagtcgTCGTAGTTGATGGTGCCGTCGACAGAGCAGCCGGGGTTGTTGTAGAACTGGACCCAGAGGTAGTCGAACTGGGctttggtgatgatttcgTTCATGTTGGGTTCCGGGATGGGGCACTGGGGAGCACCGGTGATGACGTACTGGTTGCTGGAGTCGGAGGCAAAGTTGGCTCGGAGCTTGGCAATCATGAATTCGTAGAATTGGTTGCCGCTGTTGCTTTCAATGTCAAAGTCCCAGCCGTTGACAAAGGTCTTGCCAAAGGGTCGCGGCACAGAGGATGCGTTGCCAGAGTTGCCGTACGCGTCCCAGAGGTTCTGGCCGAtagcttctgcttcttcctgAGAAGACAAGGAGTAGGATCCCGAGGCGCCGCCAAGGGAGAGCACGACTTTTACGCCGTTGGACTTGCAGGTGTCGATGGCCTTGGCTAGGTCGTCGCAGTTTTGGCCCTCGCCAGACGTGGCGATGAAGCAGGACTGGCCAATGGTTCCGGAGGGGATCTTGTTTCCGTTGCCGTACTGGTacaagaaggagaggacgatgatgtcgatgccagcTTCTTTGGTGCAGTAGGTCGCAAGGTCGTTGTTCTCaacaacaccgccgccattCTGTCCCCAGTAGACGACATTCTGCGTGCCGTCAGCTCGGGGGACGAGTCTAGGTGCGGCCAGAGAGGTACCAgccaaaaggccaaggcttgCAATGGTAAAGAGAGAAGGCATTTTAGTTGATGTTAGTGGTCCTACTTATATGAGTTGCTTCTAGCGCAAGATGTCGTAGGTATATGAAAGCGAGATTTGTAAATATGTACAATGAATAATACTTAGATGTGAAAGGAAAGGACGGGACCCATCAAGGATCTCTGTTCTATGCTTGTGAGTGTACGTAAAAGTGTTAGCTATCAGTAAAATCAGGAATATCACGACGATATATATACTTTATTtctttcctctttctcaCTCTGCTTCATACTCCATGCCCCCACGCTCACTCACAGGACACATAATTCCTCCGTGGAAACGTGACATGAGTCCTTCCGTACCCGCCGCGTGATATCTAAACTATTCGCCGGTATGAGTTGGTGTGCTCGTTCTTAGTCTGCTAGAATCGGACCTTGTGTCATCGGCCCCGTCCGCTATCTCGTCGGAGCAAGCATAATGTCACCAACGAGAGGTTTACCCTCCGGCTCCTACGGTATAGTGCGACGCACCACGGCCCCTGAGGCGCACTCTTCTATATCGTTTTGGAAGAATCCTTGTGCAGCATGCTACGTTCCCAGAAGGGCTAAATACTGGCGCTACAGTTCCTTGCCCCGTTGTGTGGTTATTATATGCGTTTAATATGTTGCTGAATCTGCTTGACACGTAAAACTAATTTCACGGGCTGGCATGTTTGGTAGGGGAGTTTATTACCAAGTATCTATGTAGAACGACCGTTGCGCAAATCATGAGAAGCATTTTTTTTCCCCATTCATGAGAGAACTGTCTCAACTCTCAGCTTGACCGACATGATCATTCATCACGGCCCAAGAAGAGGTGACATTCAAAAGCGTCTCCATTCACAACTGACATGCCTGTTTAGGCAATGAGTGGCTGCTTCAGTGTCAGCCCACGGGAAACACCCGCTATTTGGTAGGGATCATCGCGACCATTGAGGCTGACTTGTAACTACGGTTAGTCTTTTAGCGGACTACATTTTGATGGTTACTAGTTTGGCGACCGCAGACAAGATGAGATTGGGGATGCCCTGTGGTCAGGGGTGCATGTGTCTAGCTCATCCTTTATCATGCGGTTGCAGTCCCGAGTTGGCTGTTTGTGCAATGTAGACATCGGGGATCGTCGGTTATCACCAGGTTGCAGAGTCCGGTGGTCCATCACAGGTGTCAGTCGATGCTTGAGACGACTTAAACAGCCAGGAATGGAATGACCCTGTTCCACCGTCCACACCACTAGATATTCGGCGTTTGAGTGCTGACGAAGAGAGCTGGGGAAGGGAAATGGCGCCAGGCACCGTCCTCTGAATGGATCAAAAGATTGGGCCGACTgatccttcatcatccagATTCCACCCCCATTTTGTGCCGGATCCCGACCATGACCAGGGTTGCCTCAAGACATGGATGTCTTGGATGTTAACTACGACTCCCCAGCATTTTGATTGCTGGAAATGTTGTGGGGTTGCAGACAGAGATACAAGGATATTAATTGAGTGTTGAAGCCAAATGACATGAACAATTGTGTTGAACGAACTGGACCGAGAATACTAAGCATCAAGCAGCCTTGTATCAAATAATCTTGTAGCACATCGCTGTTAACCATCGAGTCTATCAAACCGAATTCACTCGTGGTGAATCCCCAAATACGTCGCTACTGCTCATCATTTTCTGACCTCACATCTTCctccgacatggacacatCTTCAGCCTCTCCCTCAGACAACCAATACtcatcctccatctcccactCATCATCGCGCCGCTCCATAACCAACCCCATTAAACTGtcaacagccgccttggcaTCCTCCCGGCGAAAGGCTTCCGGCCATCCATGCTCCCGATATAGCTGCCTGACATACTGTACATCTAAAGCTGTTCCCCAATTTACACTCTGCGCGAgaacctcctcctcggtAATCTTTCTGACTGTCTCGGGTACTTTGTCCGCCTCAATAGTGATTCTCCCAACACAGGGAATAAGTTTCAGGCTCCGATACGCCAGTTTTAGCTTATTTAGATATCTTCTCACATCACACGGCGAAAGGGTATCCGTTTCAAGCACATCTTCGATGATCTCGCCATCTCTGACGTTTAGAAGCAATTCTCGGCCACCGCTCTCATGCCCAAAGGCAAGGTAGACAATGTACTTGCGGTGCCGTTTCCCTTTGGTGGACCAGAACTCGATGTCCTCCTCGCGGTCAGTGCAATCGCTTTTAATCATCTCCAGGTCAGCGGTTGCGTAATCAATTAACTTTGACTTGTAATGTATTGCAGCTTTGCTGTGGAAATATGGCAGCCGGCGAAGATGGCAGCCGGCGAAGAACCTCGACCACCGTCTTGTCCTTCCAGTTTCCAAAGGCGCGAGTCGTTAATCCCGGCCACCCTCCGGTCGGGGGATGCTGGAGCTCTGCTGGATCATAATGAAGCGTGCTGAGAAATTGGTAGAAATTGGAGAGAAGGTCCGCCAGCTCACTCGGCGTGTATGGAGATTTGCCCCCCATGATTGAGGCGATGGTTGCAGTGGTGCTGTCGATGGATGTTGTTACGATATGCAACGTGAGGATTCTTCTTATTCTTTCTAGCTAGCTAACCCGCTTTAAGAAGCTCTATTTAAGGGTTAAAATCTAGCACTTTAGGTGCCTAAGGCACTTCCTAGAGTGACTGTATGTGGTACGTGCGAAATTTACGAAATTCTGGCATGTAAGCgatgtggtgttggttgatgttTATGCAAGAAGCAAAGCGAGCCCCGTCAATAGCGAACCAcgacttcatcttctgcaGTATTAATAAAGAGTTTATCACTTAAATTAAAATATGAAACCCAAGTGTTGCTTTACAAGTATTTAATATGTTACGTAACAGAACTGGTGGATTTGGCACATATCACATTCTGTCACCCCAATAGCTGCCTCCGAGGATGCCATTCTAGATTGTGGAGAAGAGGGTAACCATTGGAGTTCCTCGTCTTGTTGGTTGTGTCTTCCTcgtctggttggctgtgTGTTCCTTGTCTTGTTGGTTGTGCGCTCCTCGTCTTGTGGTTGTGTCTtccttgtctggttggctgtgCGTTCCGATAACTGACCCCTGATATCTCCTCGTGCCTTTCAACAGAGATAGATCCAGTCCTGAAACGTCGCCTGGTTCGGTACATGATCGACACAGAACCGTGGCTGTAGGGCCGATGACACTAGGCCAGCGGTGCTGGAAACCGTCCCAAACAGGTCCGAGATCGACCGGATAAAGACATCTGGTAACTTGACATGGAGAAAAGGAAATTTTTACAATTTAATCCGCGAGTGGTTGTGCTGTAGGTTGCGACCGATTTTGAAGGATCAGAGAAGTCGCGGACTTTGTTAATACAACCAtctttacggagtacacacAAACAGCAATTGTGCGTATGGCTGCTACAGCTCTTACAAGCGAAGGATCATGTTCCCGCCCCCGACAATTACAGGCTTGACGCGGCGCTCATGCATCATGCTGCTGCTGACTGACTTACTGTCTGTTACATTGCGACTACCGGCGGCCAGCATGTAACGACTGTGTGTGCCTTTGGGTTTCATGACATTGTCAAAAGTCAAGTACTCCCATGGGCATTCTTAGTAATTACGTTGTCGCGAACAGTCAGAATGACGATGTTGCAAACACGAGCGTGACATTGGATCTATGAGGCTGGAATTGGCATTTGCAATGGAGTTTTATTCAAGGCTCGCATACATGTCAGAATGGTAAGGCCTTACGGAGAATACTCCGATACGTTTTCGCGGTTGTCGACTCATCAAGTTGCAGTGACATGCTGGTTAATTAAATCTCTAGGTGGCTGCGCTGCCCGACACAACTTAGACACATACATACTCATCCAATCCAGGCAAGCTGTGTACTGTGGAATCCATTTCGGAACCCTCCGACGGTTAGACTCGATTTCATTTCATCTGCAACGTAATTGCCGCTGCCAACAAATCACTCACGATGACATGCACAAGATTTAGTTGGTCAAGCTATATCAGGACCGTGTCAATCAATCTGGATTCATTAAGATCCTTCACCCTGTACCATTACCAATTAGAACCGTTTTGTTTTCTCAATCCCActtctccttgttctcctcGACAAATGCTTTCCACGAAGTCGGCTTATCCTGTCCCAACAGCTCAAGACTGTCCTTGAGATCAGCACCAGCATAATATCCCGGCTCCTGGAGCAGGAGCATATTCTCCATCAGCTCCTCTGCCGCGGGAGCCGGGAGGAACGACTTGTACATCTCATGGGGCACCTCGCGGTAGGCAACCTTCTTGCCGGTGACTTGCTCAAACTCAGAAAGAATGCGGGAAGGCGTGTAATAATCCGAGGCGGCGCGGATTATTTTCCCGTCGGTGGTATTTCTGAGAGCTGCCTTGACAAAAATTCCTAAACAAAAACGTGGTCAGTCACTTTTTCCTTTGACCAAAGGAGACTTGCTCACGCACCAGTATCAACAGCAGCGTCGAATAGCGGAatcttggcttcatcaaccttgacacCCTCGGGCATGGCCCAAGCCCAGCTGCCGTCGTCCTGCTTTCGGAAGAAGCTAAAGAAGCCGCTCATGAAGACACCGGGCTGCACAAAGGTAGAGTGGATGCCACTGCTGCGAATGTACtgctcaatcttggccttgccgtCAAAGTGAGTGACGTGGCTGAGCTTGCCGTTGCTCGCCTCCGTGACATTGATGAGCGACGAGAAGATGAGGTGTTTGACGCCAGCGGCTTTGGAGGCATCCGTGACGGCTTTGCCTTGAGAGATTTCAATCTTGTCCGACATGGTTTCCCAGAAGTTGGTGACCATGAAGACGGAGTGTGCGCCTTGGACAGCgggagcagcagcttcaggCGAAGACATGTCGGCCTACATAATTGTCAGTCAGTTAATCAGTCAGGGTCGTCTTATACGGACTTGTGAGTTTGTGATGCAACAGTGTACGTACCTTGACCATTTCGACACCTTTAGCACTGAGTGCCTGTGCAGCGGGCTTGTTCACATCGCGAGTAACTCCGCGTAGCTTGTATTCCTTGGATAGAACTGGGTCGGCGAGAACAGCTCTGATAACAGAACCGCCTTGGTTGCCAGTGGCGCCGAAAACAGTGAATATCTTGGACATTtttgttgatggtttgtTGCAATTTGTTCACAGATGGTTTTTATGTTTGCACGTTAAGTCCTGATGACCCGTTTTCTTCAATTGAGTTGTTGAGAAAGTGGTGATGTAAAGATGAGGGGTTGCTGTATGGCTTGTCGATATCTGCATCTCGTTGGATGCCGTTCCCTGCCCATATTTTATACTTTCCCATGTCGGTCTGCATGCAGCAATCTCTACGCCCAAGATAAACAATTACTAAGTTATCAGGAACACGCGTATGTCTCGATACCTAGTCGGAACTACGAACACACGGTCCGCGAGGTTCTATTCACTGGCCAGAGCTGACAGCAACTGATGATATTATTTAAGAATTAATCAGCCTCCGCTATGGCTTGGATGCTACTCTGCGCATCATTGCAGTAACCCTTTTGGCAACTCTGCCATGGATAACTGTGGATCCTCGCGATTCGCGTCAAAGTTGACCGTTGGGGCTGATTCAGCATCTTTGTTGGCATTTGACAGGTTTTAGTTGGCAACCCACACGGTTTCTCAGCCACTTCGGACTTCGGATCTCAGTGTCCAGCGATGGCTCAACCAACTCGAAGCTTGTTGGAGATCAGCGGAAGCTTGGTTCCACAGAACAGTTTGAAGCTGTTCTTGAACGCGGCCCGAAGCTGCCCTAACTTAGTTGCCCTTACTCATGGCAACGATCATTGCGGATATCGTGGAACAGAACGAACGTGGCCAAAACACATCGAGCAGTTAATTTGTCAGATC from the Pochonia chlamydosporia 170 chromosome 6, whole genome shotgun sequence genome contains:
- a CDS encoding C6 transcription factor (similar to Metarhizium acridum CQMa 102 XP_007808533.1); translation: MRAVPIIRSRTGCFTCRRRKKKCNEEKPICSGCKRNKLECSWPADLPVQNQGQGQGQGQGQSHNRDKAPSTSSSTSASGSASSTAAATAAPPRSPGQTQSDAPPVSPTLQRPLQPASPRRKSAESGIVPLNNHESPVPVVRRYSDGSSDGSSRASGGSISIGIRNPDEMQDDLENPTSPVSPLSPFGTILGLDSETALQQRHLSDASSLSSFAFTSGRESFSGENIFMHENIPMNMSLLPSHGHDSFELLSYYLARTANSMGNGSTDINPFVAKLIPLAFSDPLVLHLILAQSAVHRQSSKECGSGGEVATRYYTDSLRMFRNLVGEYVSGKEGTNLVVTVGSLILCLTEVARGDIRGTIFDHLAASKSLLSNLLSKPGPDSFDDLLEFLVEYYMHMVASSMISKDPRGSSQPALSPAIENAAKQLLEKNYMGQLCGCWLEILTLIPQVFQLGQSMLRTPGLATRPDDIITFGLLQSQILAFVPSVLASTSSQLAGLVFKQATLLYLWSIFGTPQQTAEQTMQGDLMNGAVMEAVTLLNHLPASERVNTSLCWPLTVIGCCTTSPEVQQTLRTRLQTMIDTIGLGNMRQTLTLLEHVWEQPPDEISPWTLRGVMQRYEIWISFA
- a CDS encoding GMP synthase (similar to Metarhizium acridum CQMa 102 XP_007808534.1) encodes the protein MPPFRLAILECDTPVPNVVKERGSYGSVFETLLSKGIAQRDDNLNFCVLKYDVVQQQKYPDLSDIDGILITGSKHTAFADDAWIVALVEYIKQVLTTSNTPVVGICFGHQIIGRALGAKTGVAPGGWEISVEKVNLSAEGEKLFGVPSLNLHQMHRDEVATVPEGLICLGSSPRCPVQGLYKPKSVLSLQAHPEFDDFIMTEILHVRHNQKIFNDDMFSEALTRSGNSHDGVLISTKIWNFFLDAVA
- a CDS encoding class III chitinase ChiA2 (similar to Neosartorya fischeri NRRL 181 XP_001261690.1); its protein translation is MPSLFTIASLGLLAGTSLAAPRLVPRADGTQNVVYWGQNGGGVVENNDLATYCTKEAGIDIIVLSFLYQYGNGNKIPSGTIGQSCFIATSGEGQNCDDLAKAIDTCKSNGVKVVLSLGGASGSYSLSSQEEAEAIGQNLWDAYGNSGNASSVPRPFGKTFVNGWDFDIESNSGNQFYEFMIAKLRANFASDSSNQYVITGAPQCPIPEPNMNEIITKAQFDYLWVQFYNNPGCSVDGTINYDDWKKNVANTPSASAKIFIGVPASPLGATGTESGAKYYLEPSKLAALVGQHTSDSAFGGVMMWAAGFSDANVNNGCTYAQEAKRILTTGKAC
- a CDS encoding NmrA family transcriptional regulator (similar to Metarhizium acridum CQMa 102 XP_007808536.1); this encodes MSKIFTVFGATGNQGGSVIRAVLADPVLSKEYKLRGVTRDVNKPAAQALSAKGVEMVKADMSSPEAAAPAVQGAHSVFMVTNFWETMSDKIEISQGKAVTDASKAAGVKHLIFSSLINVTEASNGKLSHVTHFDGKAKIEQYIRSSGIHSTFVQPGVFMSGFFSFFRKQDDGSWAWAMPEGVKVDEAKIPLFDAAVDTGIFVKAALRNTTDGKIIRAASDYYTPSRILSEFEQVTGKKVAYREVPHEMYKSFLPAPAAEELMENMLLLQEPGYYAGADLKDSLELLGQDKPTSWKAFVEENKEKWD